ataaattaaatttgtatttctACCTACATAAGAAAGTCAATACATGTTTCTTTACAGCATCATCATCTGCTTCTGTCCAATTTGGAAACCAAAGCAAAGAATTAGATGGGTTTTGGAAATtactaataaaaaacaaaaaaggacacCCGGAAAAACCCAATTTTAtaaattttgttaatttacagcaatgtaattttgttttgcaatgGTAGAATTTGAAAAGTCAAACTTTTAGAgttgcattttgaaataatttgagTGGACTATACTGTATAGTAGATATATTAATACACACAACATTCGCACACTACTACAAATTAGCGAACACACTGTATAGTGCACTATATAGTGAGTAGTGATGATCTGCTGAAATTCAAACTATCATAATGATTGAAAAAAGGGTGGTTTAAGTAACTTTCAATGTAGCATTAATTGTTGGAAATGccttgttgatgccagaggAATAGAAAAGCCACAGTAACTGAGAAATTGAATTTTTACAACTGAGATATGCAGAAGAGCATGTCTCAATCCACAACACTTCAAATCTTGAAGCACATGGGCTATGGCAGCAGAAGAATAAAACAGTTGCCATTCCAATCAGCTAAGAACAGAAAAATGAGGCTACAATTTGCAAGGGCTCGTCAAAATTTGACAGAAGAAACATTGCCTGCTCTGACGAGACCCAATTTCTCCAAGACCTTTAGTACCAATTCAGCATCATTTGCAACAGCCTGCATGAGTACTGGTGCTGACCATGTTCATCCTTTAATGTATCGTCTAATGGCTACTTttaaggtgtacctaataaagtgcaTGAGTATAAAGTATAAGCATAAAAGAGATGGGTATTGTGTGGttcttaatgaaaactaaattgttttatatattttcaatttaaattacCTCAATCAGAGTTAGAGGATCCCAAAAATAATTACTACATTAAAAAATCTGCCTTCTCATTGCCATTGGAGCAACTAGTCTTAAAAATTGTAGGCCAGATATCAGTGTGAGTAGAAACACTTGTCACCATTTTATACTGATGACATgtggtaaataaatgtaaaggatACAAAAAGAGTCAGCTTCCACCTCAAATAATCACTTCACTTGGCTATAGTATTAGCCAGACAGTGATGCTATGCCTCTGTCTGATACTTATACTCTACCTACCTAAAATAATAGCCCATGACCAACAGACCCATTTTcgtggtttaaatattttttagaaatCCAGAATTATTGTTTTATCAGTTCAAAATTCATTTTATGTATTAATCTTTAGTTATTAGTGAATGGCtgtctaattattttttaaatgtctctccAGTTTTCTCTACCTTTATCAAAATATTATCATCTCTCTTACATATTCAAAATTTAGATTGAATCAATTTAACTTAATCTTGATCTATAAAAACcatttacaaaagcaaaaaagtgtTACTTGCTAAAAGAAAACTCACCTGTGGAACTGCTCAAACAAGTTAATGGGGATGAAAGTCAACAAGCTGTATTTGGTGGTGCGGATGGCATTGCCTTTGTAGCTTTTAGAGACAGCTTCATACTCATGTTGCTGGGGCCCATGGCGAGCAAACACTGTTCTATGCTTTCCATTGACTCTGCATGGAGAGCAGTTGGCATCCTGTGAGCTTTTGTTGGGAATGCCATCAGGGGCAGAGTACCAGCCTCGCCTCCAGTCTCTCGCTAGCAGCCGCTGACAGCGATGCTGCACCCAGTGGAGCCGTTCCATTTATACAGCAGAGGCTTCGGCTGAGCTGGGGGAGTGACTGGGCCCACTCCTCTGTGCTCAACACTGGACTTATCACAATGTTCTCATCCTAAAAAGCGAAAACCACAGTTTTTGGGGTGATGAGTGtaaattaatgagaaaatgattattttattattcaaatgATTTGATTATCAGGCTGCAACGTgacaaacatgaacaaaagtgaagggggtctgaaaaagttctaaatgcactgtacagagttaaaacaaggaaaacataTACTGACATTggaaacataaaaagtaaatgttaatcAGATAATAACAGCAGAGCAATCACACAAGTCAATTTAAATTTCAGAATTCAAAGTTAATTCAATGCCAGAATAGAAGAAATTGTTTTACAAAGCTAATGTTGGCTGACTCCCATTTTGTTGCACAAAACAACCTGACATGAGCCTAATAAGCAGAAATGTTAAAAGAGAGTCAGAGAAACAAGCTGATTTAAAAGTTCACTAGCAAATCGCTTTGGAtcaaagcgtctgctaaatgactaaatgtaaatgtaagttcCTCCAGGAATTTATGATGTTCCATTTAATTAAACCAATCCCCCAGTCCAGCCATGCAATTTAATACATcataaaacattgcaacatgtatcagtttgtttgttttttgtgtggaaaacaaaatcaccaacatttttgacatttaaaaatggtcagcaatcctggagggactttttaattaatttaattaattaatgttattTGTGTATGATTCTAGAGTATGGagttttttctgaatgtttctttccttttccttggatatatacagtataagaaCATTGACTAACAGGCCAAATCCTATGATCATCTCATCTCTCCCACTTTGAAACAACTGCTAATGTTGTCACAAAGCATCAGTCATATGGCACAAGTTATGTGATATTAAGGAAGTACTGATTTCCAGAAGTTCAAAAGTCTTACAACCTTGTTTTGAGTATGTCTATGATGCCAGCACTTGATAGCATGTGAACAGGATGTGCATGTTTCATTAAAATCATCGGTTCCTGTTTGATTCTTATATTAGCTTCTATCAGTACAAACTAATGTTGCATAGCTAGGAAAGTAGTCACAAAAACcatgtagaaaataaatattttacacgTATTTGTTTTAGAACAAACTCTAAATATGACACTGACATAGCATCATCTTATGTTGCTAGACTGTCAAGGTAAAAAGTGTTTAGCCCGCTTTACTTTTTTGTATagatttttgtaataaaagaaatgcagtttagttAGCAAATTaactaaaatcaaaaaaatgaatgcagtgaGGGTTAATTTGTCAGTATGACCATTATCCAAAGTAAATAGCAAAGTCAATGCGGGACTATTTTCTGGACAAGTGGTTCAAACAAAGTCCAGCCCCAAACCCCATATAACATTTGTGGAAAGAACTAAAGATGACAGTTCACACCTCACCTTCATAATGATCTTTGAGAGGATCTGTCAGTTAGAATTGGATAAACTGTCCAGGTGTGGGAACCTTTTAAAGACTTTCTTCGTTTTTGTAAATGATTCAATACAATAGAAATATAATCGAAATATGTtgtgggggcagctgtagctcagttggtaaggcagccatccacggaccacagggtcagtggttcgatccccggtcccgactgtcaaactgtctctggccaagacactaaacccttaacagcccattcccatccccagctgtgcagtgccggtccaaacccggtagaaattgggaagggttgaggaaggacatccggcataaaaactgtgccaaatcaacatgcggacaatgatccgctgtggcgaccctgaccttacgggataagccaaaagggaaaaaaataaataaataatagaaatatgTTTTCCTTTGAACTTAAGGCAAGAAGCCACTGCCTTAAACAAGGGCATGGATCAGTCTTACAGAACTTAGTGACATACCCAACCAGCTAACCATCATTCTCTGCACAAAGGTAAGATAATAACTCACAATGATGAAACATTAACTAAAGCTTTTATTCTTCTGTACTGTTTCATTATGTCAAATATAGGGCACAGTTGATATCACACGATATGCTTGCATGCAGAAATAGTTTGTATGTTCCGTATAAGCCTGgaggtttaaatgttttatctttaaaactgaaaatgtcaggATGCCCTTTCAGACACGTTTTCTGTGCAAGGCatgcttttatgtaaattcCTAGACTTTCTAATTATACCGAGAATTACACATGAATTTGAAGAagtgtaaataaagtttaagcTAACTCAGCAAAATGGAGCAACAGGTGTCAACACACACGGATCATGGCGAACACACGTTAATTAAAGTAGAGCCAGACGCATTACACACTTACATCAAAAATGCAATGGCACAGCTCTGCTCTGCAATAACCACACACCTCTAGTTTACACATCAGACTGGTCAGTATTCTCCCTCCAATACAGGAGAAGGTTGACGAGATTACCAGAGAACGTTAATTCTGTGCATCCCGCCCCTTCTATTCATATTTCTTTGATGTTAGTATGGCAAGTTATGTAATTATGTGATACAATATAAATGTGATAAGACATAAGTGCCTTTATTAGTCCATGTAGCTGATGCATTGAGAGtagaattttaatttgaaaattggGCTGGGCTAGATAAGGTGTCAAGTTCAGGTGAAGACTGGGGGAGGCACAGATCTATCCTGGCTACTTAGCAACAGAGCGGAAACAAATGTAACACAATTATAATCAAAACCTGAAGATTGCTCAGTGTGGGGGTCTAAGATAAAAACGCACCAACTTCCGTTCATCGTTTCCTTAAGCGTTTAGAAACAGCACACTTCCCCAGCTGATGGTGAAGTAAACACACCGCCTTTGCAACATCAGAAGCCTACATTGGGAATCTGTAATACACAGCCAAGCTGGTGGGACTTTGTCTCAGTAAACACTTAGTGAGGATAATAAACTGcaatagcagctcccccatcgatgtgtgagtgtgtgtgtttgtgtgtgattttgagtgcgaataggtgaatgagaaacagtgcaagcgctttgagtaccaataggtagaaacgCGCTATTTAAGTGAAGACCATTTAGTTAAACGTTTGGTTATATTCACAGGgatgatcatttattttaagcacACAGTGTTTCGCCAAAAAGGAACATGTAGGTTCCCGTTGCGCACTAAACAGTCGTAACGTTACAGCTGCTTACAAAAGCGTTACTTGACAAAGTGGGCCTACTAGACGTTATTGTTCCCTTTTCTTCACCATAACTTTAATGAATGAACATGTCACCGACTTCGTGTCTCGTCCTGAGGAGAACTACTTTAATCTACAACCCAATCACTGACAGTACTTACCCAGCTTTGTTGCCCTATCGTGTTCCGTTTCAAATGAAGTTACATCTGTATCGCTTCAGTCAGACAAGCTCGCATCAAGCCCCTCAACACAAAGCAGGACATGAACTCCAGTCTCATCGTCACGCTAAACCTTCCGCTTTTGCAGGGAGTATCGTTCAATAACTCCTCCATAAACAACTACTTTAAATTCAATATTTCTTGTATATTAGCCACATACATACAATAAGTTAACATGTTGCAGAAATTATTAGATCTTTATATTAAATTCGGCATGGAAGTGGTCCACGgtatacattttgtaaaacacaaCTTTAGACATTTACGACTGGTTTACACAATTTGTCTACAATCAACGTAAAGTAGAGTTCTGCGAGCTCGGCAAGATTTCTAAAAAGTTCTGACGATGCAACGGTCGTCTTATGACTTACATAGATACACAGAATAATATGTATAGAACGATTTTATTTACTAATTTTATGTGCGAATAGTAACTCATAAGCAGGTGAAGTTATTTTTATCCAACGTACTTGAAGGTAGCAATTTCTAACACGTGACCGTTATCAGCTGACCAGCTGCAGGcggaaacaaatgaaaacatggtGGTTTTACTTAGCAGGTTAGCTGTTACAGATTGTCTTAAAGTAAGTACCGGGCATTGTATTCACCAGAAATCATTAGGTTTTGAAATCCTactatttaaagttttatagTTCTTACTGAATGTTAGTGTTGGCCAGTAAAGTTTTCTTGAAGATCGCACGCTTCACTGTCACTCAGTAAAGGCTAATATAGCACTATGCTGTGGACACCTAGTTAAGCGACTGATGATTAAGAGAGCTTGCGGCATAAGTGCAGGAAAGCTGAGGAACCCTTAGTTTATAAGATCAAATGTTTCTTCACTTTACCCCGGTCCGCTTTTAGCCTTTCTGAATACTAAGGGACAGCTAGCAAACAGCAAATctgttgtaaaaacaataaaaaacgagtcagtgttatttttttcacaatataGTCCTCTAGTTTCCCCAAATCGGTACTTATGATTAGTTGTGGtagttttgaattttaaatgcattgccgagacatttgttttgcagtaacAGCTGGTTTAGAATAGAAATGGATAATTATTAATTCGAAAAGTCAGTTGGAAATGAGTATACTGTGTTTGGAGTTTACCACCTCTAAAGAAGCAAATATAAATTGTTATTGGCTTTATGTATTAAAACTTTAATGAACTTGCTAAGTAATAATGTTCTTCCTTACTCTGTCTGAAGTCCCAACCACTGAAGAGCACCCGGAACTCTCATTGGTTAGCTATTTCCCTTTTGAATCctcacataaaaataatttgctaTTCAACCCTCACTCTTGGACTATGTGACAGTCCAGCAAAATTTCcaagcataaacacacaggGATTTGTCTCAAGAGCCAGagattttttaccattttaccaaATGCCAGACTCGGAACCTCACagtattgtgtgatttgtagCTGTGTCACAGCGTGGTGGATGGCCTGTGTGGGCGGGAGCCACCTCGCAGGTATCATTACAGCACTAACTGGAGCCTGGAAGAGTGGCTAGAGCTCCTCAACTCTCTGACAGTCCTCTTTCATGTGGCAGTGGGGAAAAACAGCTCTGATGAAGAGGTAAGACACAGCAATATCAAAGATTTGGTGTAGGATACACTGCATTTTTAAAGGCTTGAGCTgccttttgaaaatgaaaatacaaataatttttacttGCAGCAGTTACACAGCAGTTGGATGTGTGACGGTTGTGCTGGTGGTAGCAGTGAGTGGCTGTTGTCAGATTCACGGGTCTTCTCCTGTTGGTTGTGTACAGGTGCTGGCTGGACTGTCAGATGTGGGCAGCAGCCATGCTGAAATTGTGCTGAGTGTCCTGAGAGCCAGGCAAGAAGAAATCCGCTGTGCTCTGCTTGACAGAACCACTTCCATCTCCTCTGCTACTTTGCAAGACTTTGACTGGCAGCTTAAGGTGACACAATGTCTAATTTCTAATACTTTTATACTGGATCCCTCAGACGCCTTCACTTTTTCCAAAAGTTAAagcattatacatttatttaaaatagaaatattcaaattcattttCCTGTCAGTCTACACATTATaaaccataatgacaaagtgaaaaattaGATAACATTCCCTCCCTGCCTTAATGTCTCCCTCCGTTTTGTtacactatgtttttttttttctccttattaatgttttatcacTTCTACCTCACACTCTCTTATCCACATTGGGCTGCATTGTATTTTCAATCTCATTCTCAACACATACtcgcacagaaacacaaacacacactcaccaatCCCACTATTCACCCCttaccaaagttcatgtgttCTTTATTTCCTACACTCCTGTTATTTCCTTCCCTCCTTCCCACTTCTCCCTATGCATCAGGATATAATACTTGCTTAGGCAGACCAATCATCACGTCATTTAAATTAAGCTTCTTAACTTACAACCAACCTTACAGTCAGTTAAACTAGTATCATGGAATGTGCAgacaaaaaacttaaaatcattAATCATTTGGCTAAGGTAAAAGCTGATATATGTTTCTTACAGGAAACAAATTTGAACAATTTAGACCTACCAAACCTAACATTTGAACATTATGACAAAACATTCTCATCAACATATAATGGCAAGCAAAGAGGTGCATCTAATAATTAGAAAGAACATCCCATTAGTCCTCAACATACCTCTGGTTCACTCAGAAGGAAGATTTGTTATTATAAAAAGCATCAATTAATCAAACAAAGCTCACATTTGTTAACATTTACGGTCTAAACAATGACGATCCATCATTTttctataatttattttcattatgtgaCTCAACAAACATCATTATCACTAGAGACTTTAATACTGTCATAAACCCCAAAATTGATCGATCAAATATATCTGGCAACACAAGAAATTGGCACTCtacaaaaatactaaaaccaTATATGAATTACAATGgactcaatgacagctggaaacTAAATACTCCCACATCTAGAGAATATACTTACTTTTTCCCTCTACATCAGACCTTCTCCCAAATTGATTTTTTCCTTATCAGTAATTCACTCACCGAACAAGTAACTGAAACCACAATTCACCCAATCATAATCAGTGACCACACACCCATCTCACTTCCTTCCATTTCATACTggcaatattaaatatttaggcaTTAATATTTCCCCCGGGCTGTCAGAGCTTTTTAATCTCAACTATACccctatattttaaaaaaaatagaagactATCTCAGACGCTGGACAAACCTTCCAATTTCATTCATTGGACGAATTGCTACAGTAAAAATGAAGATCTTACCAAAAATCAACTATTTGTTCTCAATGCTTCCTACAGCTCCCACAGATGATTGGTTCAAATCACTTGAATCACTAACATCTCACTTTtactggaaaaacaagaaacctaGAATCTCACTGtcaacaatacaaaaacaaaaatcacaaggCGGCCTTGAAGCACCTAATTTCCAACACTACGTCCTAGCAACACAACCGCAATACCTAGTCACATGGATTCAAAAGGCTAATTACAAAAACTCATGATAGACAGAACAGAATCAATGTAAACCCATATCAGTTTCAGATCTCGCTTTTATGCCACAATCAAAGAAATGaactatttttttcctcaactgTGAAAGGCTGGTGGAAAGCTTGCAAAATGAACACTACCACCCTGTAAACTTACCCCAATATGGCACAACCCAGACTTTATAAAACGTATAATTAAATCAAGAATAAATATAACTAACAACCCAGTACAGCCTCCTATACTAACTGACGAGATGATAAAAATCACTGAGTCACAGAAACTGTTGTCTAAACTCTATAAAATTATATCAAACAAAGACTATATAATAGCAGTCCTAatagaaaaaatggaaaatggaatcCTTCTCTGCAACTCTGACTTTTGGATAGAAATCTGTAATAACAACTTCTCCATGACTAGCAACACAAATTTACAACCTATACAATACAAGACCATTTACAGAACCCACATCactcaaagcaaaatgtttaaaaggggCTTAACCAACACATATACCTGCTCACAATGCACCTCAGGTAGCACAGAGGATTACTTCCACGCCACTTGGGCCTGCAACCCGATGCATTCTTTCTGGGTAGAAGTGACAGAGACACTCTCCTCTAGCCTGAGCTGCAGAATTCCCACATCTCCATCACTCTGTTTACTTGGAAAAGTCTCAGAAGTTTATAATCTGATAATCtccaaattaaatatgaaaaccTAGTACTCATCTCTTTAACAATCGccaagaaaataattattaataataatatattaataattttcaCTTAAACAGAATACCTGGGATCAAAGCCACacacatctccacacacacacacccgctaCAAACAGCAAGAAATTTGACATGTCatgatcctgtttttttttttaaatctatcttttaaataaatatcatcATTCTTATTAATATCcattattattagcagtaataattgattttatttcttctttttcttgctttccTTTCTCCCCcgttttttgtgtgtatcaATATATTATTTAACTATGACATGTTTTGTATCCTTTCTATTATTGCTAATGTTATTATCAAGCCTATAAGTTAATATTagttatggtaaatgttctgcacttatatagcgcttttctaccaatCGGCAGTCAAagcgctttacgctgcttctcattcactcattcacccattcgcactaacaatcacacacactcatacaccggaggagccggggattgaaccaacaactgtgagattggtggacaactgctctaccttccgcGCCAAAGTCGCAGTCGTTGATTAttacaaacattattatttataaatctttgctatttaaatttatatgtgtctgtgtgtataattttatttttttatttatcacttttGGTCTGCcttatcacattttcacatgttCTGTTAAGCTAATTTATATGAATGTACTATCAATTTTCTCATTAGTAAgtattatacaatatatatgcTTAGAACATGTTTATATCTTTCATATGTATACCCCTACCCTGTActttcccatccccatcccaaatgttatttcttttatgATTATACCCTTTCTGCTCATCCTTACTACCCCTCCTCACTTCTCCAACCGCCATGCACCTTTacaagcaaacatacactgtacattggTTCGCCGTATCTCACACTACTGTTatgatgttgtgttttgtattgtgtgatttgcacttttttgtgtttgtttgtttgtttgtttttgttcttgttgtctgtttttggtgaatttaaacaaaaaactgagTAACCAGACAAGGACGAccttagtcagggagatgaTAATGAACATAAGGGTTCTCTGCAGAGAAGTCCTGGCAGAAGGACAAAACTCTCAATAATGCTCATTTATTCTATTCCCTCTAttctattcaactttatttatatagcgccaattcacaacaaagtcatctcagggcactttacagaataaagtcaagattataaagatatataaagagaacccaacaatttcccctggagcaagccataggcaacagtggagaggaaaaactgcctttaatggaagaaacctccagcagaaccaggctcaggctggacggccatctgcctcgaccggttggggtgagtggaaaggggagagagaaaagaacagagcaacaaaaagcaacatcaaaacatcaggcaggttggtaggaccagtagctgcacgctggaagacacacagcttcaaagccgggggacacctgcagaaagggacagagagagggggacagag
This genomic stretch from Channa argus isolate prfri unplaced genomic scaffold, Channa argus male v1.0 Contig023, whole genome shotgun sequence harbors:
- the commd8 gene encoding COMM domain-containing protein 8 isoform X2: MVVLLSRLAVTDCLKLCHSVVDGLCGREPPRRYHYSTNWSLEEWLELLNSLTVLFHVAVGKNSSDEEVLAGLSDVGSSHAEIVLSVLRARQEEIRCALLDRTTSISSATLQDFDWQLKLALSSDKISSLHIPLLSLSLDVRENGALQPVTMEMNREELNTLITSLEAANKVVLQLK
- the commd8 gene encoding COMM domain-containing protein 8 isoform X1; the encoded protein is MFFLTLSEVPTTEEHPELSLLCHSVVDGLCGREPPRRYHYSTNWSLEEWLELLNSLTVLFHVAVGKNSSDEEVLAGLSDVGSSHAEIVLSVLRARQEEIRCALLDRTTSISSATLQDFDWQLKLALSSDKISSLHIPLLSLSLDVRENGALQPVTMEMNREELNTLITSLEAANKVVLQLK